A window of Actinomycetota bacterium contains these coding sequences:
- the sufB gene encoding Fe-S cluster assembly protein SufB, translating into MVAKAQDLDLGKAYRYGWHDESTSVNVPKKGLSLEVVEEISRGKNEPEWMTKIRVKAYESFLRRPMPTWGADLSVIDFDDIYYYVKPLEEQVKSWDDLPEDIRNTYVKLGIPEAEREFLGGVTAQYECLRGSTTVWTTNGMRFIKELQPGDEVFALDEEARRIEVARVRAAGSSGEKEILEIRARGAAIGASANHPFLVLRDSRKPGRVRARFESRWVPAEDLRVGDLVAIATDVPDYGNPATLHRPDRPEADRFPAASSDDLCWWAGLYIGDGYIHNRSGYLSVEIAVDGKDIDLIAEITRVTRELFGIEMSMAKDGFRLCGRGTGVLADFLLFNGLGGTSHTKRIPDWVFGVPASQRLAFLAGYVDADGYVRAHPSNKDIVLTSVSKDLLEDTAKLAALSGIRSRRVTAFSGRGVRRPQETTTAYRVSLSGRFDRVPCRSPKRRERLGARIYSHGYRSAKGTTFRTHTSDMLGFVRIDSVTAVGVEPVYDIEVEGHHNFVAEGFVVHNSEVVYHSVRKDLEDKGVFFSDMDTGLREHPDIVRRYFGKIIPPNDNKFAALNTAVWSGGSFIYVPPGVSVEIPLQAYFRINKENMGQFERTLIIVDEGAYVHYVEGCSAPIYSSDSLHSAVVEIVVNKNARCRYTTIQNWSNNVYNLVTKRAVAHENAVMEWVDGNIGSKITMKYPSIYLVGDGARGEVLSVAFAGAGQHQDAGGKIVHAASNTSGQIISKSVSAYGGRTGYRGLVKVDSEADDVKTFVRCDALILDEDSRSDTYPYMEIANRTASIGHEATVSKVGEEQLFYLMSRGINETEAMGMIVNGFIEPITKELPMEYAVELTRLIQMQMEGSVG; encoded by the coding sequence ATGGTGGCGAAGGCCCAAGATCTCGATCTGGGCAAGGCGTACCGATACGGCTGGCACGACGAGTCGACGTCGGTCAACGTCCCGAAGAAGGGCCTTTCGCTAGAGGTCGTTGAAGAGATTTCGCGCGGCAAGAACGAGCCCGAGTGGATGACAAAGATCCGCGTCAAGGCCTACGAGAGTTTCCTTCGCCGCCCGATGCCGACCTGGGGCGCCGACCTGTCGGTGATCGACTTCGACGACATCTACTACTACGTCAAGCCGCTCGAAGAGCAGGTGAAGTCCTGGGACGACCTCCCCGAAGACATCAGGAACACCTACGTGAAGCTCGGGATCCCCGAAGCCGAGCGCGAGTTCCTCGGCGGCGTCACAGCTCAGTACGAGTGCTTGCGCGGATCGACGACCGTGTGGACGACGAACGGCATGCGCTTCATCAAGGAACTGCAGCCCGGAGATGAGGTCTTCGCGCTGGACGAAGAGGCGCGCAGGATCGAGGTTGCGCGCGTGCGCGCAGCGGGATCCTCCGGCGAGAAGGAGATCCTAGAGATTCGTGCCCGCGGCGCTGCGATCGGCGCGTCGGCGAATCATCCCTTCCTTGTTCTGCGTGACAGCCGTAAGCCGGGACGCGTTCGCGCTCGTTTCGAGTCGCGCTGGGTCCCTGCCGAAGATCTGCGCGTCGGCGATCTGGTCGCGATCGCGACCGACGTTCCCGACTATGGGAACCCGGCAACACTCCACCGCCCGGACCGGCCCGAAGCGGATCGCTTCCCGGCCGCGTCGTCCGACGACCTGTGCTGGTGGGCCGGCCTCTACATTGGGGACGGCTACATCCATAACCGGAGCGGGTACCTGAGCGTCGAGATCGCCGTGGACGGCAAGGACATCGATCTCATCGCCGAGATCACCCGCGTAACGCGGGAGTTGTTCGGCATCGAGATGTCGATGGCCAAGGATGGATTCCGCCTCTGCGGCCGGGGAACCGGCGTGCTGGCCGATTTCCTTCTCTTTAACGGCCTTGGTGGGACGTCCCATACAAAGCGAATCCCCGACTGGGTCTTCGGTGTCCCGGCGTCGCAGCGTCTTGCGTTTCTTGCCGGGTACGTGGACGCCGACGGCTACGTGCGCGCGCATCCGTCGAACAAGGACATCGTGCTCACGAGCGTCAGCAAGGACCTTCTGGAAGACACGGCGAAACTCGCGGCACTGTCCGGGATCCGGTCGCGGCGCGTAACCGCGTTCTCGGGGCGTGGTGTTCGGCGGCCGCAGGAAACGACCACGGCGTACCGAGTCTCTCTCAGCGGACGGTTCGATCGAGTTCCATGTCGCTCCCCGAAGCGTCGGGAGCGGCTTGGCGCGCGCATATACAGTCACGGGTATCGCAGTGCGAAAGGGACGACCTTCCGCACGCACACGAGCGACATGCTGGGGTTCGTGCGCATCGACTCGGTTACCGCAGTCGGGGTGGAGCCGGTCTACGACATCGAAGTCGAGGGCCATCACAACTTCGTCGCCGAGGGGTTCGTCGTTCACAACTCCGAAGTCGTATACCACTCCGTGCGCAAGGACCTCGAAGACAAGGGCGTGTTCTTCTCGGACATGGACACCGGTCTTCGCGAGCACCCCGACATCGTGCGCCGCTACTTCGGCAAGATCATCCCGCCGAACGACAACAAGTTCGCAGCGTTGAACACCGCCGTGTGGTCGGGTGGATCGTTCATCTATGTTCCGCCCGGCGTCAGCGTCGAGATCCCGCTGCAGGCCTACTTCCGCATCAACAAAGAGAACATGGGCCAGTTCGAACGGACGCTGATCATCGTCGATGAGGGCGCTTACGTTCACTACGTCGAAGGGTGCTCGGCGCCGATCTACTCCAGTGACTCGCTTCACTCGGCCGTGGTCGAGATCGTCGTAAACAAGAACGCGCGCTGCCGTTACACGACGATTCAGAACTGGTCGAACAACGTCTACAACTTGGTGACCAAGCGCGCGGTTGCGCACGAGAACGCGGTCATGGAGTGGGTGGACGGAAACATCGGCTCGAAGATCACCATGAAGTACCCGTCGATCTACTTGGTCGGCGACGGCGCGCGCGGAGAGGTTCTCTCGGTCGCGTTTGCTGGCGCCGGACAGCACCAAGACGCCGGCGGAAAGATCGTTCACGCCGCGTCGAACACCTCCGGACAGATTATTTCGAAGTCGGTTTCCGCCTACGGCGGTCGCACCGGCTATCGAGGACTGGTGAAGGTGGATTCCGAGGCGGACGACGTCAAGACCTTCGTGCGCTGCGACGCGCTGATCCTTGATGAGGATTCGCGCTCGGACACCTACCCGTACATGGAGATCGCCAATCGCACGGCGTCGATCGGCCACGAGGCGACGGTGTCCAAGGTCGGCGAGGAGCAGCTCTTCTACTTGATGAGCCGCGGAATCAACGAGACGGAGGCCATGGGGATGATCGTGAACGGCTTCATCGAGCCGATCACCAAGGAATTGCCCATGGAGTACGCTGTCGAGTTGACCCGGTTGATCCAAATGCAGATGGAAGGCTCGGTTGGCTAG
- the sufD gene encoding Fe-S cluster assembly protein SufD: MASPPAAANIMSDPFTSEASARLAARTGDPAWLAEVRSAAFSLFSSLPWPDGTEEEWRHTDLSGLDFTSLTTEVAAPTAVGGLDAVPAQAQDALGVVGDRAGLAVHVDAVAVHQSLDPSLAARGVIFTSLARAATEHEELVKAWLGRCGVSGHEAKIVALNSAFRGDGVFVYVPAGVEVAFPIQTLHWLSREGVLVCPRVVVVAEESSSITYIDVYTSAALKDPSVNASAVEIYAAPSANVSYLAVQDLAQSVWHFHVQRAVIDRDASVRSLAVTLGGRMSRSLVESLLDGRGAHSEMLGVYFGDHEQHIDNRSLQAHRAPDTTSELYYKGALKGSSHAVYSGLVHITKGAQKSDAQQTNRNLLLSDGAIADPKPFLEIETNDVRCSHAVSVGRPDDEVLFYLQSRGLSAADAERLYVKGFFQEVLDRVSVPEMRTALERAVEDELALEDSP; encoded by the coding sequence TTGGCTAGTCCGCCGGCCGCAGCGAACATCATGAGCGATCCGTTTACATCTGAGGCATCTGCGCGCCTGGCCGCGCGTACGGGCGATCCCGCGTGGCTCGCCGAAGTCCGGTCTGCTGCGTTTTCTCTGTTCTCTTCGCTGCCTTGGCCGGACGGCACCGAGGAGGAGTGGCGCCACACCGACTTGAGCGGCCTGGACTTCACCTCGCTCACAACTGAGGTTGCGGCTCCGACTGCGGTCGGTGGTCTCGATGCGGTTCCGGCCCAAGCGCAAGATGCACTCGGCGTCGTCGGCGATCGCGCCGGACTCGCGGTTCACGTAGACGCGGTCGCGGTGCATCAGTCTCTGGACCCTTCGCTTGCTGCGCGCGGCGTGATCTTCACCTCGCTGGCGCGCGCCGCAACCGAGCACGAAGAACTGGTCAAGGCGTGGCTCGGACGCTGCGGCGTCAGCGGCCACGAAGCCAAGATCGTCGCGCTGAACTCCGCGTTTCGCGGCGACGGGGTGTTCGTCTACGTACCGGCCGGCGTCGAGGTTGCGTTCCCGATCCAGACGCTGCACTGGCTCTCGCGCGAGGGCGTGTTGGTGTGCCCGCGCGTCGTCGTGGTCGCCGAGGAATCCTCTTCGATTACCTACATCGACGTGTACACGTCGGCTGCGCTCAAAGACCCGTCGGTGAACGCCTCGGCCGTCGAGATCTACGCGGCACCGAGCGCGAACGTGTCTTACTTGGCGGTGCAAGACCTGGCGCAGTCGGTGTGGCATTTCCACGTGCAGCGCGCGGTCATCGATCGCGATGCGTCGGTGCGATCGCTGGCGGTTACGCTCGGCGGCCGGATGTCGCGCTCGTTGGTCGAGAGTTTGCTGGACGGTCGCGGCGCGCATTCGGAGATGCTCGGCGTGTACTTCGGCGACCACGAGCAGCACATCGACAACCGGTCGCTGCAGGCTCACCGCGCGCCCGACACCACCAGCGAGTTGTACTACAAGGGCGCCCTCAAGGGCAGTTCGCACGCTGTGTACTCGGGCTTGGTGCACATCACCAAGGGCGCGCAGAAGTCCGACGCGCAGCAGACCAACCGGAACCTGTTGCTCTCCGACGGTGCGATCGCGGATCCGAAGCCGTTCTTGGAGATCGAGACCAACGACGTGCGTTGTTCGCACGCGGTCTCGGTCGGTCGGCCCGATGACGAGGTGCTCTTCTACCTGCAGTCGCGCGGCCTGAGTGCCGCCGACGCAGAGCGACTGTACGTCAAGGGGTTCTTCCAGGAAGTGCTCGATCGCGTGAGTGTTCCCGAGATGCGAACCGCCTTGGAGCGCGCGGTGGAAGACGAACTCGCGCTGGAGGATTCGCCGTGA